From a single Hemibagrus wyckioides isolate EC202008001 linkage group LG27, SWU_Hwy_1.0, whole genome shotgun sequence genomic region:
- the map1aa gene encoding microtubule-associated protein 1A isoform X2: MEGVTDFTEYVSETVDIASPFELLEPPSSGGFLKLSKPCCYIFPGGRGDSALFAVNGFNILVDGGSDQKSCFWKLVRHLDRIDSVLLTHIGADNLPGINGLLRRKIAEQEEDHSQGSNAYGEWMKNLISPELGVVFFNVPDKLKMSESTLKVKRSIEEASLTLQYLNKLGIKPEPLNRVVSNTIEPVTLFHKLGVGRLDMYILNPVKDSKEMQFFMQKWAGNSKAKTGITLANGKEGEISVPYLTSVTALVVWVPASTTEKIVRVLFPGNAPQNKIFEGLEKLRHLDFLRYPVATQKDISAGGPPSVIKQTKLKPRTDSKESLKSSPKIPATTKASKKEANEDIESKSDSVKETKIEKKPLKLQESIKPPKPVKASTETIDTAKQEKKKLLKEKSPKKLVKTSKMEEKKDKEKKQIKKEKKEVKKQDSVKKDDNKESKAKADSNKPELRKITKPDSKPFTPEVKKTLNKAKVQTKPKTEKTKATKERENRPAAQKVSKEIQENDRSLVSSPEDLTKDFEALRQEELSELAESKVLSNLESTTLPDTHIVSPDEGIPTTDNETESPHEEKQVYGENTMKPLTKTADKFEDEGAATEDDYEEEYNTETKTTKALDLTGMEDDKKCLDIKKNEDLEKKHKKSDSEEEEDVIEKAELEEAEDIVHEEELKYKSEQVKKENISKDWDTKQIDTKTIKPAGATEHISFIQDETIPGYSETEQTISDEEIHEETEDRIPHLRYDDVSVPDQPDSFFHGMKDIKPPTISVAPELTTKISSEGQEPPLSTYSTNIIAAPLAEEEHISSATSITEYDKLSSFAASVTEDQSIASVTAPPTEELGKSSLLLDNANSMQSSNRTEGKEYLHSAGTISPTSSLEEDKCFKSPPSEEYQPTVPETETTRKPSTQPHEDDDEDEEEEDDQTPNVDMPLGKLHEGYASAAVQELLDKCPSSVGPLSSPGTLSVSQEKDENIISPDEPKIECAEKPLSGAPYVSSTPEASGASEPSERCVSPDDSTMRMASPTQSGPTSIGYSPTEEKAPKSLFMEKEDRMDKDTYNVQMFAKHETVVDTDPSKMTVKITDNEGDPFKGGFSSTRATFDDSGEEDNDVDEEEEQDYFGKGETKPKYKEERESTFLDEDDICELQALKEEKLIKMEKEEADQKDKPQDMTYLEKEHKSQMLSSEEEEESEDEECTYSSIKGHPDKFDSVSEAYNKKDVSFSEKDDSTGMSKNGDKSVHFNLYSFPQSEKNVKEDHMREIRQDTPYVGKSFTYSDVYDSKSSSVDSYSPNLSKDNDKSDDRKEAEKKDSIYTFMEPAKMSNLEESHLKDVSSSYSETKTCMGSNVLDDKSTDILTEAKKSFSPERDVFSVQFDKSTVSGKTEVGDKPSSDYQEDLGCLAAQSNLSLTAQSLSDATRASALEMKMLAHGEDDDDDDDEDTEEEEDDDDVYRRRVSDDMDKDAKYGLTKDISPLCGAISKVPPEFKEEKKDTSQDYGFGSDSYDTPPFEATMSHKNAEEAFEMGKKEVSSPLSGSHMSEYSGYEYSYGEVKKSDPSSHLAKDDNYGQSFLPLSTKPSEDKYFHDDKDLEFEKQQTTDVLSKKPGDSVSPGFSYTTTSATAYSSSSSYSHSSSASASLSTSRQFGDDLETPASVGYEYSPFKDEHSPVVDSPFSSSVGGLVKDEYLEVSEKMTPTTTTAESTSSVTRVSPMSPFEEIKPFPSHPLTSAVDKKEELASSTSSASAKGPQGACFYKPEWEADTGLQPEFGATGPYNLLSECTEKDTMKKDLFGASPKPHADLPEKQYYEDTESSEEEEDYICESEQDKLHYQRSPLTAEADKKDDPFSMTEKLSSASKVSTFPDVLTYTSSIPETTKPDTANGPAEVTMAAPEAFADVSKVTSSLPKTELKSEQFEACKIRNPFEWEIQQQRGIYPGESPPHYRHEDEYEEEEEKEPVHPPRPLSLSSADQSFPSSYYKEDPSKHDHPSDAFTGAGSFSSSPGYASSEYKQRKGDTSPSFINPSICHLSSDEEDEEQRSQDADQQQPSGKKRSHNQPQHGSYRGDSESQHLSGAMAAGTGLAGEDTPPTSVSESLPSQTDSDVPPGTEECPSITAEANAESDEDADYLPVDKSSGAYGGKHFSSRSDKNHDPLPSPMMDPAPHPPHPDVCMVDPDALSSLTDKPLKKDPKTKSLRKTSKSRSPARKADALRKRSPSKDSSPRTTSLKKKDLEDDLSKSSHNTGKGLVNGIKSISASNSAKSSSAAPSGSPIFVDLAYIPNHCSAKNVDQEFFKRVRSAYYVVSGNDSSSEEPSRVVLDALLEGKAQWGSNLQVTLIPTHDTEVMREWYQQTHEKQQELNIMVLASSSTVVMQDESFPACKIEF; the protein is encoded by the exons ATGGAGGGTGTTACAGATTTTACAGAGTACGTCTCTGAGACTGTGGATATTGCTTCCCCATTTGAGCTTCTGGAGCCACCTAGCTCAGGGGGATTCCTGAAGTTGTCCAAGCCATGCTGCTACATCTTCCCTGGAGGCAGAGGTGACTCAGCCCTGTTCGCTGTCAACGGCTTTAACATATTAGTTGACGGTGGGTCAGACCAAAAGTCTTGTTTCTGGAAACTTGTGCGACACTTGGATCGGATAGATTCTGTTTTGCTTACCCACATCGGAGCTGACAATCTCCCAGGGATAAATGGACTGTTGAGGAGAAAAATTGCAGAGCAAGAAGAGGACCATTCTCAAGGCTCAAATGCCTATGGAGAATGGATGAAAAACCTGATTTCACCTGAGCTCGGTGTGGTTTTCTTCAACGTTCCAGACAAGCTAAAAATGTCAGAATCAACTTTGAAAGTTAAAAGGAGCATCGAGGAGGCGTCACTTACCTTGCAGTACCTCAACAAACTGGGTATCAAGCCTGAGCCTCTGAATCGAGTTGTTAGCAACACAATCGAGCCTGTCACCCTGTTTCACAAATTGGGTGTTGGTAGGTTAGATATGTATATTCTAAATCCAGTCAAGGACAGTAAGGAAATGCAATTTTTCATGCAAAAGTGGGCAGGTAACAGTAAGGCTAAGACTGGTATTACCTTGGCCAATGGAAAAGAGGGAGAAATTTCTGTTCCATACCTAACATCAGTAACGGCTCTTGTTGTCTGGGTTCCAGCCAGCACCACTGAAAAGATAGTGAGGGTATTGTTTCCTGGAAATGCACCACAGAACAAAATTTTTGAGGGCCTGGAAAAGCTAAGGCATCTTGATTTCTTGCGTTATCCAGTTGCTACTCAGAAAGACATATCAGCTGGAGGCCCCCCTTCAgtcatcaaacaaacaaaacttaaGCCAAGGACTGACAGCAAGGAAAGCCTCAAGTCTTCACCCAAAATACCTGCCACTActaaagcaagcaagaaagaggCAAATGAGGACATTGAATCAAAAAGCGACTCGGTAAAAGAGACTAAAATAGAAAAGAAGCCGCTTAAATTGCAAGAGAGTATTAAACCTCCCAAACCGGTGAAAGCCAGTACAGAAACCATCGATACAGCAAAACAAGAGAAGAAGAAGTTGTTAAAAGAGAAATCTCCTAAGAAACTTGTCAAGACATCGAAAATGGAGGAAAAGAAggataaagaaaagaaacagattaagaaagaaaagaaagaagtaaaaaaGCAAGACTCTGTTAAGAAAGACGACAATAAGGAATCCAAAGCGAAGGCAGATTCAAATAAGCCAGAATTAAGGAAAATCACCAAACCTGACTCAAAACCCTTCACCCCTGAGGTCAAAAAGACTCTTAACAAAGCAAAGGTTCAAACCAagccaaaaacagaaaaaacaaaagcaaccaAGGAGCGAGAGAACAGGCCTGCTGCACAAAAGGTTTCAAAAGAGATACAGGAAAATGACAGATCCCTGGTGTCCTCACCGGAAGACCTTACCAAGGATTTTGAAGCACTGCGACAAGAGGAACTTTCTGAGCTTGCAGAGAGCAAAGTGCTTTCAAATCTCGAATCTACAACTTTACCTGACACACATATTGTGTCGCCAGATGAAGGAATCCCCACTACTGACAACGAGACTGAATCCCCCCATGAGGAAAAGCAGGTGTATGGAGAAAACACAATGAAACCCCTCACAAAAACAGCAGACAAATTTGAGGATGAAGGTGCTGCAACAGAAGATGACTATGAGGAAGAATACAACACTGAGACCAAAACAACTAAAGCTTTAGATCTCACAGGGATGGAAGATGACAAAAAATGCCTGGACATCAAGAAGAATGAAGATCttgaaaagaaacataaaaagagtgacagtgaggaggaagaggatgttaTTGAAAAAGCTGAGCTGGAAGAGGCAGAGGATATTGTTCATGAGGAAGAGTTGAAATATAAGAGCGAGCaggtgaaaaaagaaaatattagcAAAGACTGGGACACCAAACAAATTGACACTAAAACAATCAAACCTGCTGGTGCCACTGAACACATTTCATTCATCCAAGATGAAACCATTCCTGGATACTCAGAGACCGAACAGACCATTTCTGATGAGGAGATCCATGAAGAGACAGAGGACAGGATCCCTCATCTCCGCTATGATGATGTCTCTGTCCCCGATCAACCTGACTCTTTCTTCCATGGCATGAAAGACATAAAACCCCCAACCATATCTGTTGCACCTGAGTTAACAACAAAGATTAGCAGCGAGGGTCAAGAGCCACCTTTATCAACATATTCCACGAATATCATTGCAGCACCTCTGGCTGAGGAAGAACATATATCCTCAGCCACCTCCATTACAGAGTATGATAAATTATCCTCTTTTGCAGCTTCGGTTACTGAAGATCAGTCTATTGCCTCTGTGACAGCACCTCCGACTGAGGAACTAGGAAAAAGCTCTTTACTCCTGGACAATGCGAACAGTATGCAGTCATCCAATCGTACAGAAGGAAAAGAATACCTTCATTCAGCTGGTACAATCTCTCCTACATCATCTTTAGAAGAAGACAAATGCTTCAAGTCACCTCCATCAGAAGAGTACCAACCCACTGTTCCAGAGACAGAAACTACCAGAAAACCCAGCACTCAACCgcatgaagatgatgatgaagatgaagaagaggaagacgaCCAGACACCCAATGTTGACATGCCACTTGGAAAACTCCATGAGGGTTATGCATCTGCCGCAGTACAGGAACTTCTTGATAAATGCCCTTCCTCAGTGGGACCTCTTTCATCTCCTGGAACTCTTTCCGTCTCACAAGAAAAGGATGAAAATATCATTTCTCCAGATGAGCCCAAAATAGAATGTGCAGAGAAACCTCTATCTGGTGCACCCTATGTCTCCAGTACACCAGAGGCAAGTGGTGCTTCAGAACCATCAGAGAGATGTGTAAGTCCAGATGATAGCACCATGAGAATGGCTTCACCTACACAGTCAGGTCCTACAAGCATTGGCTATTCACCTACTGAGGAAAAGGCACCAAAGTCTTTATTTATGGAGAAAGAGGACAGAATGGACAAGGACACATACAACGTTCAAATGTTCGCTAAACATGAAACAGTTGTAGACACTGATCCAAGCAAAATGACTGTTAAAATAACGGACAATGAAGGTGACCCATTTAAAGGTGGATTCTCCAGCACAAGGGCAACATTTGACGATTCAGGTGAAGAAGACAACGATgttgatgaagaggaagaacaaGATTATTTTGGAAAGGGggaaacaaaaccaaaatacaaagaagagagggagagtacGTTCCTTGATGAAGATGACATTTGTGAACTACAAGCTTTAAAAGAGGAAAAGCTAATTAAAATGGAGAAAGAGGAAGCAGATCAGAAAGATAAACCACAAGACATGACCTACTTGGAGAAAGAACACAAATCCCAGATGCTGAGCtctgaagaggaggaagagagtgaAGATGAAGAGTGCACCTACTCAAGCATAAAGGGGCATCCGGACAAGTTTGATTCGGTGTCAGAAGCCTATAACAAAAAAGATGTGTCATTCTCAGAGAAAGATGACTCAACAGGGATGTCCAAAAATGGAGATAAAAGTGTACACTTCAACTTGTACTCTTTCCCTCAGTCTGAAAAGAATGTTAAAGAAGACCATATGAGGGAAATAAGGCAGGATACACCTTATGTAGGAAAGAGTTTTACGTATTCGGACGTATATGACAGTAAATCTAGTTCAGTGGATTCATACTCTCCTAATTTATCGAAAGACAATGATAAGTCTGATGATCGTAAGGAAGCAGAGAAAAAAGATTCCATATATACCTTCATGGAACCTGCAAAGATGTCAAATTTGGAGGAATCTCACCTGAAGGATGTGTCATCATCATACAGTGAAACCAAAACATGCATGGGATCGAACGTTTTAGATGACAAATCTACAGACATATTAACTGAGGCCAAAAAATCGTTCTCACCAGAAAGAGACGTATTTTCTGTTCAATTTGATAAGTCTACTGTCAGTGGAAAGACAGAAGTAGGTGATAAACCATCAAGTGATTATCAAGAGGACCTTGGCTGTTTGGCTGCACAAAGCAACCTTTCTTTGACAGCTCAGTCTTTGAGTGACGCGACAAGAGCAAGCGCACTAGAGATGAAGATGTTAGCACATGGAGaggatgacgatgatgacgatgatgaagatactgaggaagaagaagatgatgacgATGTTTACAGGAGACGTGTCAGTGACGATATGGATAAAGATGCTAAATACGGACTAACGAAAGATATAAGCCCTTTATGTGGTGCCATCAGCAAAGTGCCACCGGAATTcaaggaggaaaagaaggacACCTCACAGGATTATGGTTTTGGCTCTGATAGCTATGACACGCCTCCTTTTGAAGCGACAATGAGTCATAAAAATGCTGAGGAAGCGTTTGAAATGGGTAAAAAAGAAGTGTCATCACCACTCTCTGGCAGCCACATGTCAGAATATTCTGGTTATGAATATTCCTATGGCGAGGTGAAAAAGTCTGACCCGTCCAGTCATTTAGCCAAAGACGATAACTATGGTCAGTCTTTCTTACCCCTATCAACAAAACCGAGCGAAGACAAATATTTCCATGATGACAAAGACTTAGAGTTTGAAAAACAACAGACAACAGACGTTTTATCAAAAAAACCTGGAGACTCTGTCTCACCAGGCTTCAGTTATACAACCACATCAGCCACAGCAtactcatcctcttcctcctacAGTCACTCCTcctctgcctctgcctctctctccacAAGTCGCCAGTTTGGAGATGATCTAGAAACTCCAGCGAGTGTTGGATATGAGTATTCACCCTTTAAAGATGAGCACTCCCCTGTGGTAGATTCACCATTCTCCAGTTCTGTTGGTGGGCTGGTTAAAGATGAGTATTTGGAGGTGTCAGAGAAGAtgactcccaccaccaccacagctgAGTCCACGTCCAGCGTAACGAGGGTTTCACCAATGTCACCATTTGAGGAGATCAAGCCCTTTCCTTCTCATCCACTTACCTCTGCAGTGGATAAAAAAGAAGAACTTGCCAGCTCTACAAGTAGCGCTTCAGCCAAAGGCCCCCAGGGTGCATGCTTTTACAAGCCAGAATGGGAAGCAGATACGGGTTTGCAGCCTGAATTTGGTGCTACCGGACCTTACAATCTTCTTTCCGAGTGTACTGAGAAAGACACTATGAAAAAAGATCTGTTTGGTGCTTCCCCAAAACCTCATGCTGATTTACCTGAGAAACAATATTATGAAGACACTGAGAGTAGCGAAGAGGAGGAAGATTACATTTGTGAGTCTGAACAGGACAAACTGCACTACCAAAGATCTCCATTAACAGCTGAAGCAGACAAGAAAGATGATCCATTTTCTATGACTGAAAAACTGTCTTCTGCCAGTAAAGTAAGCACATTTCCAGACGTGCTTACGTACACTTCTTCAATACCAGAGACTACAAAACCAGATACTGCAAATGGTCCCGCAGAGGTCACTATGGCAGCACCAGAGGCCTTTGCTGATGTCAGCAAGGTTACATCCAGCCTACcgaaaactgaactgaaaagtGAACAGTTTGAAGCGTGCAAAATCAGGAATCCATTTGAATGGGAGATACAGCAGCAAAGAGGCATTTACCCAGGAGAATCACCACCTCATTATCGTCACGAGGATGAgtatgaggaagaagaggaaaaagagcCTGTGCATCCACCTCGTCCTCTTTCCCTTTCATCTGCAGATCAGTCTTTCCCATCCTCCTACTATAAAGAAGATCCAAGCAAACATGACCATCCTTCCGATGCATTTACGGGTGCCGGCTCCTTCTCCTCGTCCCCGGGGTACGCTTCCTCTGAGTacaaacagagaaagggagacaCTTCCCCATCATTTATCAACCCGAGCATTTGCCATCTGTCCAgtgatgaggaagatgaagaacAAAGAAGCCAGGATGCAGATCAGCAGCAGCCATCAGGCAAGAAACGATCACACAACCAGCCGCAGCATGGTTCCTACAGAGGAGACAGTGAATCACAGCACCTGTCTGGAGCTATGGCAGCAGGGACTGGCCTAGCTGGAgaggacacacctccaacaTCTGTCAGTGAATCTCTACCCTCACAGACGGACTCTGACGTTCCACCCGGAACAGAGGAGTGCCCTTCAATCACGGCAGAAGCAAATGCAGAATCAGACGAGGATGCAGATTATCTCCCTGTGGACAAATCATCTGGAGCCTATGGTGGAAAGCATTTCTCATCCCGGTCAGATAAAAATCACGATCCACTGCCCTCACCGATGATGGACCCAGCCCCTCACCCACCTCATCCTGATGTCTGCATGGTAGACCCAGATGCTCTCTCCAGCCTTACAGACAAACCTTTAAAGAAAGACCCTAAAACAAAGAGCCTTCGCAAAACAAGCAAGTCAAGGTCACCAGCCAGGAAAGCTGATGCCCTTCGTAAGAGATCTCCATCAAAGGATTCCTCTCCTCGTACCACCTCTCTGAAAAAGAAGGACTTAGAGGACGATCTGTCCAAGTCAAGTCACAACACTGGCAAGGGCCTGGTCAATGGAATTAAATCTATTTCAG CATCAAACAGTGCAAAATCCAGTTCTGCTGCACCCTCTGGTTCTCCAATCTTTGTGGACTTGGCCTACATTCCCAACCACTGCAGTGCTAAAAATGTCGACCAGGAGTTCTTCAAACGTGTGCGCTCAGCCTATTATGTAGTGAGTGGGAATGACTCCAGCAGTGAAGAGCCTAGTCGTGTTGTCCTGGATGCACTGCTGGAGGGAAAAGCACAGTGGGGCTCAAATCTACAG GTGACGTTGATCCCTACCCATGATACAGAAGTGATGAGGGAGTGGTACCAGCAGACCCATGAGAAGCAACAGGAGCTGAATATCATGGTGCTGGCCAGCAGCAGCACAGTTGTCATGCAGGATGAGTCATTCCCTGCTTGTAAGATTGAGTTCTAA